TGGCTTCCACTCGTCTGGCAAAAGTGAAATCATctggagagacagaaaatcaACCACAACGTGTAAGCAATCCGATCAGGAGGGAGgaaaacagcacaaacagaGATGGTACGTTTAATATGATACAGGGAAGTAAAGCActtttaattattataactaaTAGTTCGCGtcataaaattaaatataaataacaataagtCAATACATCAAGTCTGCTGACTCAATCTGATTTGCAATATTTACATGCACCCCTACACAGAGCTTCTGGGTATTCATTAACCAAAATCTAGCGTGATTCTTTagtcaaatcccaccactgagAAGACAAGCTACCAAAGTATCAGAGGATTAACATAAAACAAAGTTATGTCCTTAAAGCACAACTCGGACCGCTGCAATCTAATTTTAGtagaaataaacacaagaaCTGTCTCGGGTTACAAAACTAATCAGCCAAAAAGTTTCCTGCCAGTAACTACCACAACCATTACAACACCAAACGTACTACGACAGGTTACTGCAGCACAGGAAACCAATTTCTGCTTTCACACATTTCTTCAAGATGTGGTTGATTTTACAGTTTATGTCTGCAATCAGAAAAATGGCTGGCTGCTGCCCAAAAGACGGAGGCACCAACAACTGGTATCAATGAGCAAATCAGATCATAATATTAAGGCAGAACCACCGATAACgaagttttttttttcgtgaCCTTCCAGTCATGAGCTCGGtggctgcagccacagagaaCCTTTGAGCCGAGCATGTGGCAACTCAGACtggaacaaacacactgtgtggtGAAGAGACTACAAATATTTTCCTACATCTCACTGAGGATCAACAAATTGTCTTAAACACTGTGTGCCAGTTGCAAGTGTTTCATGATGACAGTGCATAAGTGTGAATGTGCAATCATGGTGTTTTAGAAGGTATTAAAACTCTGATCCATCCAGAGGAAATGACTATTAAAAAGTTACTTTtggaaataaaagtattttctatCAAGCAAACTTATTATTCCAGGAAGCTTTGGAGAATTCGTAAATAAGTAGTTGGATTTTCAGTCAGTGCGCATCGGTGCTGATGAACACGTCATCAGGTCGGGTTAGCATAATAAACAATTGACCAGCTGCTGGATCGGCTCCGTTTCTCCCACTTACATGTTGCAGCTGCTTGAGAAAAAACACGTAAACATGATTCAGCTCCATCACAGGTCGAACCGCAAACGAGTCGCTCTCCATCTTCAgcgtttcaaaacaaaaacaagcctcAACGATGCTATGCTAGTTTGACAGGTTGCTAGCTCCGCTGCTAGCGCGTTAGCTCCCTAAGCTAGGCTTACGTTACCGGTTAAAGCCCCGTGGTGTGTTAGAGATAAACAAAAAAGGCACGTCTTAACACACAGTGACGATAGTTGATAAAAGAGGTGTTTAAATTAAGCAAAGGGCGAGTCGTCGTATCCCATTTAccgaaacaacaaaacaacagaaaagccGACAAACTGGAGGTGCTAGCTTAGCTGGAGGCTAAGTGTCAGTAGCTAAAAATCGATTGAAACGCGATTAAAAAGCTAAACTAGTTTGACAGCGGGTTGCCGGTGTTCCGTCTGAGTCTTGCGGTGATTGAGTGGCTCTCTGCGGTGAAATGAGAGCCACTGGCGGAGCTGTGAAGGAGCTGTGGTCTGCAGGAAGCTCAGTGTGTTGATCACTGATGAACTTCAGCCTCCaccgggaggaggaggcccgTGGTGCGTTCACTGACAAGGGAGATACCAGACAACTGTGCctctctttaaaaacaatctacATTTAAAAGTTGGCCCCTGAAATCTTTTAAGAGGAGTACGAGGACGGTTCTGTGCAACATCTAGTGGCCAGTGAGGTACTTAGTTGTAGGGAGTATTACTCGTTAATTTCTACTTTGaagaaaactagaatggcacccAGTCTTCTTACATTCAATTAAGATTTCACAGACTCATAGAAATTAGTTCCCTAATTACGCCAgatctgttttttaatattcCCTGGAAAaccagtgaaaatgttgaaaaacgcccAACCTCCAAATGTTAGAGGAAGTGAAACAAATGTCCCATGAAACTGGAACTAGTGCACACAAAATGTTGTCTAGGTTTTGCAGGGGACCATTTTTATACTGAGTGTTCTTGCAGAATGGAAATATGTGGGGTAATCAAAATGGATGACCCACTTTTGTTCAAAATCCTCATCCTGTTATCGTGGATATGATAAAATGTGATGAGATATGATGCAGTGGGTCAAtggattaaaatgttaaaaataaaaaacaacaggagtAACGAGAAATAAGCCGACAGAGCTAGTGTATACATTGTGTAGTGTCATTTTTTAAGACTTACCACAGTTGCCCACTCAACAATTTTACTGCTTGCGATAGAAAAGATGCAGCCCGTGTAAAATAATCCAGCTGAGAATAATCCCACTTCTGCTTCGTTAATTTCAGACACTGGATCCAATGGCTCCAAAGATCCTGAGGGAACAAAATTAACTCATTACTTAGTTTGTGCTCGttggacaaggagaaaattctCCTTTGAGGTTGATTGTCTCATGCAGAGAGGATTCTTGAGTAGAAATGTCTGATCTAATGTACGGGTTTGTCCAAAAAAAGTtattgtttgacaaaaaaaagaaggaaaagactTATGCCATCTACTTTACCAACCTGAGGGCGAgggctccacctcctcaccaACGTCGACGTCTAAAGGACTTTCCAGAGTGGCATCAGGGACCTTCTGCAGGTCTTCTGATGAACTGAATCCTGGCtgattgtctttgtttttattaaaatgtccacCGTCCTCCTCCACGCTGACTGCCGGTCCAGAGTGCACCCCATCAAGAACTATCTGCTCCCCCTCAGTCTCTACTGCTCTTTCCTCCCGATCTGTTACTGTGATGttttcttgctctctctccGCCTCAGGAACGAAGTCAACCTTTTCCTTCTCAGTCTCTACTGCTCTCTCCTCAGTCTCTACTGCTCTCTCCTCACGATCTGTTACTGTGATGttttcttgctctctctcgGCCTCAGGAACGATGTCAACCTTCTCTTCCTCAACAATGCGGAGCTTTTCCTCAGTAACAATCAATTCATGTCCATCTAGagtaaaaaagacaaacacatcagTAACAGCACAGTGTTATTTGGGGACGTGGTCAACTATGCACATTATAAACAATACACAAACGTGTATATCTCACTGCATTGAGCCTAAAAGGATGATGGTAATGAAGCTAAAGACGTTGGTGGCCTGGCATGAGttaattaatttaacacaaAGCAGAAACACTGGATTTTATGACACAAATGACAAGCTGCATTTATTGCTGAATTGTCTGGCTGACACTCGACTCCCACGGGATCTGGTTTTACCGCCCCAAGATCAAGCTAGCAGATTGCGTCTGTGCATCTCTAATGACATGTGTAAGTAAAGATTTTCTACTTGGTAATTACAGacgtatttaaaaaatgtgagcCTTCAGGCAAAGATTCAAATAGCTGCTGATTCACATTAGCTAGCCAGCTAAGGGACTGCATGTTCAAGttagcagaaaaacaaacaagttgaGTGCAGCTGAATAGATTCAAAAGTAGGACAAGGTTACTAGTGTCCAAAAGGGCCAGATATCAAATAACCAGTGCATCATCTTCTCTGGTTTCCTGGCCACACATTAATGTGTATCTTGCCGTACTAGCAATTCTTGCAATTCACTCTTGGCAGGGAAGTGAAACTAAATCCTGATATGTTACTGAGAACACTTTTGACTGCCAGGTGTAAACTGCAGCTGGACGTAGATTGAACCGGGATAGTTAAGTAAACAAGATGCTGGTATTACTGGGCCCGAAAAGACAATTCAGAGCTGCATATCTGTACTTGTCCGTGAAAGGCTTTTAGCAGTTGTTTGAATAGAACATGTAAATCAGTCTTACTGCAGCCATCCGAGGGGAGTGAAACCCACAGCTTTTATCTATACCAGATACTGAATTGAAatcaaaaataacacaaatcaaaccTACCCTGGTCCATATCTGCTGCTAAAGGTGTGCTGTCACTGGCTGTCGAATACTTCTGTCGTAAACTGAATGCAAGCTCCTGGAAGTCATCCAGTATTTCagtctcctcatcctcactaCTTGTGTCCTCATGTGGGTCCTGAACATTTTTTGCATTCTGTGCGTCCAGCATCTTCTCAATCTCGTCCAAGATGGTGGTTTCCGAGGCTTCCAGGATTTCCTCTAGAGCACCTTCTATGTCTTGCGTCGTATCTGAATCTGACCGACGGGTGGCCTGCAACTCTGTGTCCAGATCAGAGAACATGGCTTCCACTTTGAAGAGATTTTTGAGGCCCAGAAGCTTTTGGAACCGCGCCATGTATTTTTCTGAGAAGCGTTCTCGCAGTAGCGTGAGTCTCATCACGCTGTCGCTGTACACTGGCTCCACAGTCGACGCAGTGGGCAGAGTTTCTGGTTCAAGAGCAGGTTTGTCAGAGTCTGGGTTATCTGATTGGTCGTACAGGAGTGCATTTTCATCTTCAAGTAATTCTTCTTTCACCACAACGatttcttcctccagctctgcaggtatttcttcctccagctcctctgtatATGGCTCCTCAGGATTCTCTGGTTCAACGACAGATGAATCTAGTAGACGGAGATGCTTCTTAAGATCTGCCAATAAATCTTCATGCATCCGATCAGGTAAGCTGTCGTCTCCTGTCTTGATGTTGTCTTTGAGTTCTAAATCCCTCGACTTCTCATTGGAAAGGATCTGATGAGTTTCAGGTTCTTTACTGACAAATACACGATCGTCCTCtgtcttgttttcttctggCACATTGTCCAAATCCAGTTTATTCTCCATTGCAATGCTACTGTCCTGTATGTCTTCAATGACTCCAGAATCTTTGGACACCTCCTgcacttcctcttctttgtgCTTAATGGTttcatctgttgttttaatctcagatttttcttttccatttttggCAGAGGTATCTCTTTGTGACAATAAAATATCTGATAATTTCTTTGCTCCTGTCGGGTGTCGTGTCTGTGGTGTATCAGCTGaaggttttaatgtttcatccttttcttcctcatgtTCGATCTCTTCTACTTCACCCTCATCATCACCTTCCAACAAAAGTTCCTCAGGATCACCGATTGTTTCTTTATCTGTCTGTACAGAGCTGGAACCAGGAGGATCTAGAAGAACTTGCTCTATGATTTCAGGCTCTTTGGGAGATTCTGTAATCAGCGGTTCTTCTAAATCTTTTTTTGCTTCCTCAAAATCCTCAGTGGGTtttgcagctgcttcttcttcttcttcgtcctcctcgtcatcatcttcatctgagCTAACATCTTGTGGTGTCATCTCTCCCCCCGTGACAACTGAAAAGACTGCATCTCCGAGCGACGTCCAcatgttcttctcctctgcagcttgAGGTTCATCTATGTGCGTTACCGGAGGAGCTTCATGCTCTTGGAGGGAATCAGGTGCTGGAGTGTTCACTGCTTTTTCAGTGAAAGACAGTAGTGGAGTGTCTTTTATTACATCAATTTTTTCTTTGGAGTTATCGTCCACCTCttggttttcctcctcctcctcttcttcttcaaacGGTGTTACTCTCTTAGTGATTTCTTCACCAGTAACGATGACATCAAAAGTTGAACCCAGGGTAGTTTTCAACTCTGGGATTTGCGTTCCCTCAGTAACCGAGACCGCTTCAGTTTCGGGAACAAGCTCGTCTTTGGCCACAGATTCCACTTCAGGATTTGCGAGTGTATCTTTGGGTTCCCTCCTCTCTGACCCAACATTGTCAAGAACAGACTCATGTAGTTTTACTTGCTCAACTTCTACGGCTGCTTCAATAAAATCAGGTGTGGCTGCTGTATCAGATTCTACTTCTATAGGAGGCAATTCATTTTCCACATCAAGCTCAGGTAAAGTGGCATTTTGATCATCAGGATCGAGATGATCTACATTCTCTGGCTGctcagtttgtttgtcagtctgctcttcttcttcttcatatgGCTGTGTTTCTTTTGGAGTGTCCTCTGCCTCTTGGATTTGGTCAGATGTTCCCCTACTGCTATTCTCCTCCACTAAGGAGGCTAAGAGTACATCTATGTCATAATTGTCAAACTTATCAAATCCATTgtcaaaacagacaaaatctGTTTCCTGAAAAGAAGACGAAAcacaaaattatattaaaaaaaaaaaatatatatatatatatatatatataaggggATTCATTTTGAAAGTTAGCATCAAATTAGTAACATGAATTGAGTCAGCTAGAAAATATCTTCATACCTCTGCGGGAAGCTCGACTTCTTTATCTGTATAAAGGTGGTTAACAGCAAGAAGGTCCTTTGGGAAATAGCCAAAGATATTTCCAACCTACACAAACAAGAGGAGAACATGTGGAGGATAAGTAAAATTGCATAGGTCAATCCAGGTGATATGCAGAACTTATTAATCACGGAtactcacacttcctgcccAAATGTCAGTCCTTCTGCCTGCAAGTTTGTAGTAAACATAGATAGTTTCTGATTTCTTAAAGGACAGGAAGCGACAATCAGGTGGCGAGAAATCTCTCAATGCTTTCCCCCGACACAGCAGCACTAGGAGAGCAGGGGATGAAGAATTAGAAGGGTCcacttttgtaaaaaaaagtcagagataataaaaaaaaatttaaataaacacaacacacagacatttcatATGTTAAAGGTTGCAACTTAGGTTTTAAGAATAGAAAAGGCATGGCTAAAGTAGTTTATGGCTTAGTTATTGATGCAATAATGTTTTACAAGTAGGAATATTGTCGTACATATTTGtttattcttatattttatttaatgtattactTCACTTTGAATGGGTGTGTatacttttccttcttccttccttcacAAGATTTTGTTTCCTGGGATAATATCTACTGAAcataaaatggaaaatgaaaacccaACTTTCTTATCCACCTTTTCCCACTTTGCTTTATCTTATCAGTTACTGGCCCAGCCTTTATTGGTTTATGGCTGTTCACTAACGTTCCCTGATGATACTACACCAGTTTGGTAGATTCAGCATCACATAAACATGccttttgttgttgtagtaaacattgtttacattttaaaaggtgATGACAACCTCAGGCTTCTCCTCTGCGTGTTTCAATCCAACTGTTCACTTAAACATCACGTGACCCAACAGAGAAAGTGGATTTGAAGTTTGCTGATTCAAGTTAAAACCATGGAATACAACAAGTGAAGCTAGCAGTGTTAGCAGCTACTGTTTACCAGTGTAGCCCCTTTACGTTAGCACCGGCCGGTGGCTAATCCAGCTAGCTGCGCAGGCCCGAGCTGCCAGGCAACCGGCCAACACAGCGAATAACCTTCCCGAGCTAATGGCTactgctaacgttagcttccCCCTTGTTTAAAAGCGTCAGAGCACCGCTACGTTAGCATCACACACAGCCGCGGCAGGTCTGTCATGTCCGCACACATCGACCGGCAACAGGTCGAGAGATAAGCCGCAGTTTATGGCTGTGCACCGGGATGTGGGGGCTGGAGATGgagcctctctccctccaggtCCCATCCGACCACAGATCAACTTACTGCTGCACT
This genomic window from Platichthys flesus chromosome 18, fPlaFle2.1, whole genome shotgun sequence contains:
- the mia3 gene encoding transport and Golgi organization protein 1 homolog isoform X1, with the protein product MAAKHFYRQGFLLLLFNFISTAALEKRFSDLKRCADEECSMLLCRGKALRDFSPPDCRFLSFKKSETIYVYYKLAGRRTDIWAGSVGNIFGYFPKDLLAVNHLYTDKEVELPAEETDFVCFDNGFDKFDNYDIDVLLASLVEENSSRGTSDQIQEAEDTPKETQPYEEEEEQTDKQTEQPENVDHLDPDDQNATLPELDVENELPPIEVESDTAATPDFIEAAVEVEQVKLHESVLDNVGSERREPKDTLANPEVESVAKDELVPETEAVSVTEGTQIPELKTTLGSTFDVIVTGEEITKRVTPFEEEEEEEENQEVDDNSKEKIDVIKDTPLLSFTEKAVNTPAPDSLQEHEAPPVTHIDEPQAAEEKNMWTSLGDAVFSVVTGGEMTPQDVSSDEDDDEEDEEEEEAAAKPTEDFEEAKKDLEEPLITESPKEPEIIEQVLLDPPGSSSVQTDKETIGDPEELLLEGDDEGEVEEIEHEEEKDETLKPSADTPQTRHPTGAKKLSDILLSQRDTSAKNGKEKSEIKTTDETIKHKEEEVQEVSKDSGVIEDIQDSSIAMENKLDLDNVPEENKTEDDRVFVSKEPETHQILSNEKSRDLELKDNIKTGDDSLPDRMHEDLLADLKKHLRLLDSSVVEPENPEEPYTEELEEEIPAELEEEIVVVKEELLEDENALLYDQSDNPDSDKPALEPETLPTASTVEPVYSDSVMRLTLLRERFSEKYMARFQKLLGLKNLFKVEAMFSDLDTELQATRRSDSDTTQDIEGALEEILEASETTILDEIEKMLDAQNAKNVQDPHEDTSSEDEETEILDDFQELAFSLRQKYSTASDSTPLAADMDQDGHELIVTEEKLRIVEEEKVDIVPEAEREQENITVTDREERAVETEERAVETEKEKVDFVPEAEREQENITVTDREERAVETEGEQIVLDGVHSGPAVSVEEDGGHFNKNKDNQPGFSSSEDLQKVPDATLESPLDVDVGEEVEPSPSGSLEPLDPVSEINEAEVGLFSAGLFYTGCIFSIASSKIVEWATVMISLLPDEWKPGETLYGCPWQAVVFTALVGVVSFTIFFWRTVLAVKSREYLVDEKRLTEQIQALKKEKDDSLAKMSELQKQTENLKEHHKQSKETVGSTMKRIQQLESKVLEAESRNKRMADENYSYVKQLEEERTHSKEYETRIEKLEKSNEKLQLSRKKIQETLSRTSVLLDEAKIREDARKAQHQCLGKDYAALKEENKTFKMTIKSWEDKHKELSEQIKSYQKSQKELEDSVVLKDHNVEVLSELLADLDACELQKGETKVLANGEIASDKKTVVKNRIKQMMDVSRVQTTLSVVEEERDRFMTKLLNEETMRKSLEEQHQELEHSIATLKSDKSHVENQFKILKQKNEIMVEMYQQKENALQQKLTKEELERRSKENMLSEVGGKAVEAEEQVKVLRHRINEMEDQMKKTEDVYKEQIKEQENKTHSNWVNARNAERALSQEKLESSKLREKLAVLSSQLNERRAPLFRPNPGQAAVPRQGDSYGPSPVSGGAPSPPIMIEGPRRPPSAPVGRRIDPYGSRPPSDPHGRYAEHKHVSGMDLMGPRSSSPSNMDGPTQAVDPQVKAETQAEASTESPEPGPGSFIASPIRDSPGPMIQGHPPGPGPHDPLLPPGPHIRLPPPGPYRQPRPGPYHLPPGPLPPNLPPLHGPPLPANGHPGMPGPMGGDFGPRPANGHAFHPRPGPGHLMDPRGPLPPHFRPPPPHHFGPMPPPHGVRGPIGPRPPFHPDMRFPGPRDHINPPMDLPPGVPPHPAHPGDAFGQAQPHALHNSAGAPSGPGLDPRGRPEAPQDSARPAMAQP
- the mia3 gene encoding transport and Golgi organization protein 1 homolog isoform X4; this translates as MAAKHFYRQGFLLLLFNFISTAALEKRFSDLKRCADEECSMLLCRGKALRDFSPPDCRFLSFKKSETIYVYYKLAGRRTDIWAGSVGNIFGYFPKDLLAVNHLYTDKEVELPAEETDFVCFDNGFDKFDNYDIDVLLASLVEENSSRGTSDQIQEAEDTPKETQPYEEEEEQTDKQTEQPENVDHLDPDDQNATLPELDVENELPPIEVESDTAATPDFIEAAVEVEQVKLHESVLDNVGSERREPKDTLANPEVESVAKDELVPETEAVSVTEGTQIPELKTTLGSTFDVIVTGEEITKRVTPFEEEEEEEENQEVDDNSKEKIDVIKDTPLLSFTEKAVNTPAPDSLQEHEAPPVTHIDEPQAAEEKNMWTSLGDAVFSVVTGGEMTPQDVSSDEDDDEEDEEEEEAAAKPTEDFEEAKKDLEEPLITESPKEPEIIEQVLLDPPGSSSVQTDKETIGDPEELLLEGDDEGEVEEIEHEEEKDETLKPSADTPQTRHPTGAKKLSDILLSQRDTSAKNGKEKSEIKTTDETIKHKEEEVQEVSKDSGVIEDIQDSSIAMENKLDLDNVPEENKTEDDRVFVSKEPETHQILSNEKSRDLELKDNIKTGDDSLPDRMHEDLLADLKKHLRLLDSSVVEPENPEEPYTEELEEEIPAELEEEIVVVKEELLEDENALLYDQSDNPDSDKPALEPETLPTASTVEPVYSDSVMRLTLLRERFSEKYMARFQKLLGLKNLFKVEAMFSDLDTELQATRRSDSDTTQDIEGALEEILEASETTILDEIEKMLDAQNAKNVQDPHEDTSSEDEETEILDDFQELAFSLRQKYSTASDSTPLAADMDQDGHELIVTEEKLRIVEEEKVDIVPEAEREQENITVTDREERAVETEERAVETEKEKVDFVPEAEREQENITVTDREERAVETEGEQIVLDGVHSGPAVSVEEDGGHFNKNKDNQPGFSSSEDLQKVPDATLESPLDVDVGEEVEPSPSGSLEPLDPVSEINEAEVGLFSAGLFYTGCIFSIASSKIVEWATVMISLLPDEWKPGETLYGCPWQAVVFTALVGVVSFTIFFWRTVLAVKSREYLVDEKRLTEQIQALKKEKDDSLAKMSELQKQTENLKEHHKQSKETVGSTMKRIQQLESKVLEAESRNKRMADENYSYVKQLEEERTHSKEYETRIEKLEKSNEKLQLSRKKIQETLSRTSVLLDEAKIREDARKAQHQCLGKDYAALKEENKTFKMTIKSWEDKHKELSEQIKSYQKSQKELEDSVVLKDHNVEVLSELLADLDACELQKGETKVLANGEIASDKKTVVKNRIKQMMDVSRVQTTLSVVEEERDRFMTKLLNEETMRKSLEEQHQELEHSIATLKSDKSHVENQFKILKQKNEIMVEMYQQKENALQQKLTKEELERRSKENMLSEVGGKAVEAEEQVKVLRHRINEMEDQMKKTEDVYKEQIKEQENKTHSNWVNARNAERALSQEKLESSKLREKLAVLSSQLNERRAPLFRPNPGQAAVPRQGSRPPSDPHGRYAEHKHVSGMDLMGPRSSSPSNMDGPGPGSFIASPIRDSPGPMIQGHPPGPGPHDPLLPPGPHIRLPPPGPYRQPRPGPYHLPPGPLPPNLPPLHGPPLPANGHPGMPGPMGGDFGPRPANGHAFHPRPGPGHLMDPRGPLPPHFRPPPPHHFGPMPPPHGVRGPIGPRPPFHPDMRFPGPRDHINPPMDLPPGVPPHPAHPGDAFGQAQPHALHNSAGAPSGPGLDPRGRPEAPQDSARPAMAQP
- the mia3 gene encoding transport and Golgi organization protein 1 homolog isoform X2, coding for MAAKHFYRQGFLLLLFNFISTAALEKRFSDLKRCADEECSMLLCRGKALRDFSPPDCRFLSFKKSETIYVYYKLAGRRTDIWAGSVGNIFGYFPKDLLAVNHLYTDKEVELPAEETDFVCFDNGFDKFDNYDIDVLLASLVEENSSRGTSDQIQEAEDTPKETQPYEEEEEQTDKQTEQPENVDHLDPDDQNATLPELDVENELPPIEVESDTAATPDFIEAAVEVEQVKLHESVLDNVGSERREPKDTLANPEVESVAKDELVPETEAVSVTEGTQIPELKTTLGSTFDVIVTGEEITKRVTPFEEEEEEEENQEVDDNSKEKIDVIKDTPLLSFTEKAVNTPAPDSLQEHEAPPVTHIDEPQAAEEKNMWTSLGDAVFSVVTGGEMTPQDVSSDEDDDEEDEEEEEAAAKPTEDFEEAKKDLEEPLITESPKEPEIIEQVLLDPPGSSSVQTDKETIGDPEELLLEGDDEGEVEEIEHEEEKDETLKPSADTPQTRHPTGAKKLSDILLSQRDTSAKNGKEKSEIKTTDETIKHKEEEVQEVSKDSGVIEDIQDSSIAMENKLDLDNVPEENKTEDDRVFVSKEPETHQILSNEKSRDLELKDNIKTGDDSLPDRMHEDLLADLKKHLRLLDSSVVEPENPEEPYTEELEEEIPAELEEEIVVVKEELLEDENALLYDQSDNPDSDKPALEPETLPTASTVEPVYSDSVMRLTLLRERFSEKYMARFQKLLGLKNLFKVEAMFSDLDTELQATRRSDSDTTQDIEGALEEILEASETTILDEIEKMLDAQNAKNVQDPHEDTSSEDEETEILDDFQELAFSLRQKYSTASDSTPLAADMDQDGHELIVTEEKLRIVEEEKVDIVPEAEREQENITVTDREERAVETEERAVETEKEKVDFVPEAEREQENITVTDREERAVETEGEQIVLDGVHSGPAVSVEEDGGHFNKNKDNQPGFSSSEDLQKVPDATLESPLDVDVGEEVEPSPSGSLEPLDPVSEINEAEVGLFSAGLFYTGCIFSIASSKIVEWATVMISLLPDEWKPGETLYGCPWQAVVFTALVGVVSFTIFFWRTVLAVKSREYLVDEKRLTEQIQALKKEKDDSLAKMSELQKQTENLKEHHKQSKETVGSTMKRIQQLESKVLEAESRNKRMADENYSYVKQLEEERTHSKEYETRIEKLEKSNEKLQLSRKKIQETLSRTSVLLDEAKIREDARKAQHQCLGKDYAALKEENKTFKMTIKSWEDKHKELSEQIKSYQKSQKELEDSVVLKDHNVEVLSELLADLDACELQKGETKVLANGEIASDKKTVVKNRIKQMMDVSRVQTTLSVVEEERDRFMTKLLNEETMRKSLEEQHQELEHSIATLKSDKSHVENQFKILKQKNEIMVEMYQQKENALQQKLTKEELERRSKENMLSEVGGKAVEAEEQVKVLRHRINEMEDQMKKTEDVYKEQIKEQENKTHSNWVNARNAERALSQEKLESSKLREKLAVLSSQLNERRAPLFRPNPGQAAVPRQGDSYGPSPVSGGAPSPPIMIEGPRRPPSAPVGRRIDPYGSRPPSDPHGRYAEHKHVSGMDLMGPRSSSPSNMDGPGPGSFIASPIRDSPGPMIQGHPPGPGPHDPLLPPGPHIRLPPPGPYRQPRPGPYHLPPGPLPPNLPPLHGPPLPANGHPGMPGPMGGDFGPRPANGHAFHPRPGPGHLMDPRGPLPPHFRPPPPHHFGPMPPPHGVRGPIGPRPPFHPDMRFPGPRDHINPPMDLPPGVPPHPAHPGDAFGQAQPHALHNSAGAPSGPGLDPRGRPEAPQDSARPAMAQP
- the mia3 gene encoding transport and Golgi organization protein 1 homolog isoform X3, coding for MAAKHFYRQGFLLLLFNFISTAALEKRFSDLKRCADEECSMLLCRGKALRDFSPPDCRFLSFKKSETIYVYYKLAGRRTDIWAGSVGNIFGYFPKDLLAVNHLYTDKEVELPAEETDFVCFDNGFDKFDNYDIDVLLASLVEENSSRGTSDQIQEAEDTPKETQPYEEEEEQTDKQTEQPENVDHLDPDDQNATLPELDVENELPPIEVESDTAATPDFIEAAVEVEQVKLHESVLDNVGSERREPKDTLANPEVESVAKDELVPETEAVSVTEGTQIPELKTTLGSTFDVIVTGEEITKRVTPFEEEEEEEENQEVDDNSKEKIDVIKDTPLLSFTEKAVNTPAPDSLQEHEAPPVTHIDEPQAAEEKNMWTSLGDAVFSVVTGGEMTPQDVSSDEDDDEEDEEEEEAAAKPTEDFEEAKKDLEEPLITESPKEPEIIEQVLLDPPGSSSVQTDKETIGDPEELLLEGDDEGEVEEIEHEEEKDETLKPSADTPQTRHPTGAKKLSDILLSQRDTSAKNGKEKSEIKTTDETIKHKEEEVQEVSKDSGVIEDIQDSSIAMENKLDLDNVPEENKTEDDRVFVSKEPETHQILSNEKSRDLELKDNIKTGDDSLPDRMHEDLLADLKKHLRLLDSSVVEPENPEEPYTEELEEEIPAELEEEIVVVKEELLEDENALLYDQSDNPDSDKPALEPETLPTASTVEPVYSDSVMRLTLLRERFSEKYMARFQKLLGLKNLFKVEAMFSDLDTELQATRRSDSDTTQDIEGALEEILEASETTILDEIEKMLDAQNAKNVQDPHEDTSSEDEETEILDDFQELAFSLRQKYSTASDSTPLAADMDQDGHELIVTEEKLRIVEEEKVDIVPEAEREQENITVTDREERAVETEERAVETEKEKVDFVPEAEREQENITVTDREERAVETEGEQIVLDGVHSGPAVSVEEDGGHFNKNKDNQPGFSSSEDLQKVPDATLESPLDVDVGEEVEPSPSGSLEPLDPVSEINEAEVGLFSAGLFYTGCIFSIASSKIVEWATVMISLLPDEWKPGETLYGCPWQAVVFTALVGVVSFTIFFWRTVLAVKSREYLVDEKRLTEQIQALKKEKDDSLAKMSELQKQTENLKEHHKQSKETVGSTMKRIQQLESKVLEAESRNKRMADENYSYVKQLEEERTHSKEYETRIEKLEKSNEKLQLSRKKIQETLSRTSVLLDEAKIREDARKAQHQCLGKDYAALKEENKTFKMTIKSWEDKHKELSEQIKSYQKSQKELEDSVVLKDHNVEVLSELLADLDACELQKGETKVLANGEIASDKKTVVKNRIKQMMDVSRVQTTLSVVEEERDRFMTKLLNEETMRKSLEEQHQELEHSIATLKSDKSHVENQFKILKQKNEIMVEMYQQKENALQQKLTKEELERRSKENMLSEVGGKAVEAEEQVKVLRHRINEMEDQMKKTEDVYKEQIKEQENKTHSNWVNARNAERALSQEKLESSKLREKLAVLSSQLNERRAPLFRPNPGQAAVPRQGSRPPSDPHGRYAEHKHVSGMDLMGPRSSSPSNMDGPTQAVDPQVKAETQAEASTESPEPGPGSFIASPIRDSPGPMIQGHPPGPGPHDPLLPPGPHIRLPPPGPYRQPRPGPYHLPPGPLPPNLPPLHGPPLPANGHPGMPGPMGGDFGPRPANGHAFHPRPGPGHLMDPRGPLPPHFRPPPPHHFGPMPPPHGVRGPIGPRPPFHPDMRFPGPRDHINPPMDLPPGVPPHPAHPGDAFGQAQPHALHNSAGAPSGPGLDPRGRPEAPQDSARPAMAQP